The genomic interval TCTTGGGCAAGTACTCGTACAACGAGTCTGCAAGGGCGCCGAGCGTGAAGCCTGACTCGTGGTTTAGCGTCCCCTCGCGAAAGCTGATCAGCTTGGGCCACATGCCGGGCAGTTTGGACGAGGACTGGGTGCGCTCGAGGAGGTCGGTGACTCGGCTGACGGCATCGTAGAACTTGGGATCTCCGGTAAGCTGCGACAGTCGCGTAAATTCGAGACTTAAGGAGGCCGGACAAGCAGAGGGATCGTTCGTTCCGGCAATTTGGGTGCCCCGCTTGGCGTCCTTGAAGTTGAGCCAGAAGCCCGGCATACGGTTGGGTGTGTCAAAAGCCATGTAGAGCATGTTTCCCAGCTCTGTAGCCTTCTCCAAAAGGGCCCTTTCTCCGCTCAGGTCGTAGGCGCTGAGCAAGCCGCCGAGGTGTCGGATCGTGGTCTCGAACAGATTGGCGCTGGTGACGGTCGTGTCTGCCCAGTCCAgctgggctgctgctgttgcagcGGACAGGAACTCATCGTGAAGGCCCATTATCCAGAGTGTATCCAGCGCGTCCACCAGTGTCGCAGCCCACCCACCAAATGTCGTCTTGCCTTCTCCGCTAACCGGCGCCAGTTCGTCACGAAGCCATGCGTGCTTCCTGTAGCTCTTCCAACTCTTCTCGAAGGCATTGCGCACTGCTTCCTGTCGCTTTACGGTCGTCGCATCGTGTGTATAATCGCGGAAATGGTGCTGGACAGGTGGGAACTGCTTCGGTGAGCTCGTGGGAAGAGAATGGATCAGCTTCGCAGGATATCGTTGGCGGACCGTGGTCCAGTCGAAGCTACTGGGTTTGAAGCGGATTTTGGCATCAGGCCTCGATGGCTGcggtggggggtggatgggggagtCAAATGGGCGGAAgagggcgacgacgaggaggaacaaGACGACGGCGAAGAAGGTTCGCACGATGCGCCGGCCCTGGATCATTGTGTCGGGCGGTCCAGAGGTTTGTGGACGGGATGGAATGGAAGTCAAGCCACAGTGGCATAATTACCCCACGAAAGACGGGAGGTCAACTGTGGGTccccccaacttccccagcCGCCCAGCCACAGCAACTGGCAGAGCTGACATATGCCCGGAAGCTCGGAAGTACGGGGGATCTTCTGGGGATTGCGTCGGCGCTAAGGCGCATGAACCAGCCGACTCCGATCTCGGCATCGAGGAGTGGACTCGGCCGTCGCTCTGCCGTGCGTCGGTGCAACGCATTGATAGGGAAGCCGGGTGGGCAGGTTGTGTCACTCATCAAacagctgctgctgagagCTTGTTGGGGTAGCTCTGCCCGATGGATGTTTGGATTTACCATCTCTTTTGTCTCCCAGAGCCATTTCACCTGTGACTGTTGCAGCCCATGACCAGGAAGCGTTGTTAAAAAGCCGGCGAGCTGAACTTTGTGTGTCTGTGATATCCCGCCTCTCTTCACCCACGTTCTGGAGCCATTCGCTTTCGACGCGTTTGCTTTTGATACCGAATCACCAAGCCCCGACTGTGAAGGGGTTCGTTGTCTCTCTTCAATTTGATCacgtctttttcttcctcctcattactcatcttctccctcttccctgCTCAACCGGACAAATAAATTCCACTCTGGATCCCGACAATTTTTTGGCACCTTTTTGGAAGCTTGGCAGACCCCGTCTCCGCCGCAAAAACCAGCAttatttttttgttttctttcgcGGATAAAGGCGGGCTCTGTTTGTCACTCTCACAGCAGCCCCTCAGTCACTCTCTTCTTCGGTGTGTATGTGTTTCCAGACATCAATTGGCGTGCCACTCCTACAAGACCATCTCACTCAAGTAGAATTGtgagatgaaggagagcgGAATAAACGGCGGCTTGGACACTCTCAAACCGCCTCATCAGATTCTTGCAGTCGCAACTTcacccctcaccaccacaaccaccgcaaTCATGGACGCCAaaactaccaccaccaccaccagtgcCGTCCCCCCAAGCGAGCAAACCACAAAATGGAACACCAaaaacctccccttccgccTCGGCGCCGAcctcgcctccgccgcctcagCAGCCGTCCTCGTAGCACCCATCATCTCAGTCATTGACCGGTATttctccccccttttttcccccGTGATCTCACCCACTAGGTCACTAACATCCTCCAGATCAATAATGGAAAACGCCTCAGGCCGCTCCCCCCTCCTAACCTCCCTCcgcacctccctcaccaccttcctcacctcccccaaaacaatGTTCCTCTCCAAACCCTTCGGCCTCATCTTCGCCCTCTACGGCGGCACCTACCTCACAGCCAACACCCTAGACACCTACCTCTCAACAACGCAATCCCTGCCCCCCACATACGTCTCCTCCGGCCCAGAAAAGttcatcgcctcctccacagcaaaCATAGGAATCTGCATCTACAAAGACCAAGTTTTTGTCCGCCTGTTTGGTCCCCCGGGCATCACCCGCCCTGTCACCCTCCCGTCGTACGCGCTGTTTGCGATGAGGGATTGCATGACGATTTTCGCGTCGTTTAATGTGCCGGGGCTGCTGGGGCCGAGGATACAGGAGAGGCTGAGcgaggggtggaggaggtcggggCCGACGGGGGCGACGATGGCGCAGTTTGCcgcgccggcggcggtgcaGGTTTTTAGCACGCCGGTGCACCTTTGGGGGTTGGACATTTACAACaggccgggggtgggggtgggggagagggtgaggttggtggtgaggaattGGGGGGTGAGcacggcggcgagggtgtgCAGGATCGTGCCGGcttttggggtggggggggtggtgaatttcaaggtgaggggggggttgatgggggggttgggggagtgAAGAGGGTTCGGAAAGGTGTGGGCAGAGCCCGAGGTTGGGGCTCGAGGATTTGGCGTGTcggggagaaagagaagaagaggtggcggcggttgttgttgtttttgtctCAAACTAATGTGGCATGATCATCTGGCGTTTGACAAAGTttggttttttcttttctttttttttcttttttactttGTAGAAAGGTTTGGgatatttttttctttttctgtaCAGGCATTTTTGGGGCGTTGATACCACACCGCGCGGGTTGGAAACAGTCAAATTCCTGTTTCGAATGTCGATTTTGAGAATTGCCTTCTTCGTGAGTGGACTAGCACCGCACCAGCTTTGGCCTGTGTACGGGGTGTGCTACCCTGTGCTGGGGGTGTGTTAATGTTAATTGTAGCGATGTTAGACCCCATTCTGACACCCAGGTTAGACTTGCCTAAAGCTAAAATCGGAATTACAATTCCTTAGTTGAATGATTTCGTGGCCCATAAGTATCACACCTGAGTTATTTTTCCCGTTGTCTTACTTCTGTTGTAAGACGTAAGTTTTTGCATGTTTGATGTTAGCATCCCTAATGCAATTTTCTTGATCTCTTAAAAGCTGAAATAGCGAAAACACGCCCTGTATTATATTCTTAGCGTCAAGGAACCCTTTAGATGCTCTAGAAAAACAGTGTTCCCTAGTTTACTACGGCAGTAAGGTGGATTGGCGCGCCTAACCCGGCTTCAGGAGAGTCTTGCCTTAATGCCGAAGGGACAAGGACTGGTACGGCGGCGGCAAATTAGGCCTCAAGTAGCCAAGTTAATAAACCGTCTAGTTAAGAAAGGGGTGACCTAAAGAAAGAGAATGCCGAACAACTGCTTGCTTTGCCTGTGGTACGGTATCGTCGTTGCTGTCTAGCTGTCGTTTTCGCGACGGCGGATTTGCTAGAACTTGCTCTTTTTGGGCTGGTGGAAATTCTGCTTGTAAGAGCTTCGGGGAGGTTTGATTCTTGTCCATGGTGAAGGACgaaagaaaggggggctTCCTTTCTTAAAGAGCTGGTTAATAGAATAGGCCGCTTATGTTTGGAATTTCGTTCGGGCGATATGGTTGACTAGTCGTGAATGAAAAGTATAAGAAACAGTAGGGGCGGCTGCTAACGATTGGTTCTTGTGATTTCGTTCGTAAAGGGTTACTTACGTAACCGTCCAATGAGGTGGCAGAGTTAGTGTTGCGCGCCGCGTCGCGTCTTCTTTAATCGGTGGTATTGCGCCAGTATGCCCTGCGCGTTGGTTAAATGGTGAAGCGGCTACTATATATTCTCGTCGTCGCCTTAGTCCTTTTCCTTTATAGGTACTCTATTTGCGGTCCTTCTCCGCGATAATCGAggttcttcttgatcttttgtTATTCTCTTTTTTCGTTTTCGAGCTCTA from Podospora pseudoanserina strain CBS 124.78 chromosome 6, whole genome shotgun sequence carries:
- a CDS encoding hypothetical protein (EggNog:ENOG503Q3XA; CAZy:GH47; COG:G), which produces MIQGRRIVRTFFAVVLFLLVVALFRPFDSPIHPPPQPSRPDAKIRFKPSSFDWTTVRQRYPAKLIHSLPTSSPKQFPPVQHHFRDYTHDATTVKRQEAVRNAFEKSWKSYRKHAWLRDELAPVSGEGKTTFGGWAATLVDALDTLWIMGLHDEFLSAATAAAQLDWADTTVTSANLFETTIRHLGGLLSAYDLSGERALLEKATELGNMLYMAFDTPNRMPGFWLNFKDAKRGTQIAGTNDPSACPASLSLEFTRLSQLTGDPKFYDAVSRVTDLLERTQSSSKLPGMWPKLISFREGTLNHESGFTLGALADSLYEYLPKMAILLGGQEPRYEKMHRAAMEVVVEHLVFRPMIPAEDNPHDILFVGDAFVRSDKIDHVPESQHLSCFVGGMFGLGGKVFNLPEHVDIGERIARGCGWAYDAFPTGLMPEIFGLVRCGSMKEPCVWDEEKWEKEGARGLKKGFSNARDPRYILRPEAIESVFLLYRMTGKEELREVAWHMFESVMKSTETKLAYSAIADVTVKGETRRLDSMESFFLAETLKYFYLMFSPPDVISLDEFVFNTEAHPFRRPK
- a CDS encoding hypothetical protein (EggNog:ENOG503NY18); this translates as MKESGINGGLDTLKPPHQILAVATSPLTTTTTAIMDAKTTTTTTSAVPPSEQTTKWNTKNLPFRLGADLASAASAAVLVAPIISVIDRSIMENASGRSPLLTSLRTSLTTFLTSPKTMFLSKPFGLIFALYGGTYLTANTLDTYLSTTQSLPPTYVSSGPEKFIASSTANIGICIYKDQVFVRLFGPPGITRPVTLPSYALFAMRDCMTIFASFNVPGLLGPRIQERLSEGWRRSGPTGATMAQFAAPAAVQVFSTPVHLWGLDIYNRPGVGVGERVRLVVRNWGVSTAARVCRIVPAFGVGGVVNFKVRGGLMGGLGE